One window of Arthrobacter oryzae genomic DNA carries:
- a CDS encoding ABC transporter substrate-binding protein encodes MTQPRFLRSARIAAAGLAIGALALTGCSATAGNSGSAKADASAQSALLTIPREDMGTFVRNFNPFAPTVAPMTQQAIYESLLIYNPAKGDTTPWLASEWTAAEDGKSITFTLRDGVKWSDGQPLVPADVVTTFALQKKIKGGYDYLDTVTAEGTNQVKFSFKTAWSPALFDLGQLSILPDHVWSKIADPEKDANEKPVGTGPYTEVDTFQAQSFVLKKNPNYWQPEKQKIAGIKMLAFAGNDGANLAAANGDVDWAPQYMPNIEKTFISKDPDHRKYWFPPTGSMINWQLNTAKAPFNDTDVRKALSMAVDREQVTKIGMSGYTKPADCTGLSGNYETWKNKDVQDKCDWTKLNVDEANKLLDKAGYPKGSDGKRTLKDGKPFEFKISVGAASSDWLSVANVIAQNLAEVGVTAKVDSPDWAAVVAGYETGDFDSGIVWSANDPSPYKYFAGMMGTATVKPVGEKTFENYHRFGDPKADALLTEFAAAADEDTQHDIVDKLQEEYSAVAPAIPLFAGPEWGAYNNTRFTGWPTEENPYATLSVRAPTTVLVLTSLEPAK; translated from the coding sequence ATGACACAACCACGATTCCTGAGGTCTGCCCGCATCGCGGCGGCCGGCCTGGCCATAGGCGCTTTGGCGCTCACGGGATGCTCCGCCACTGCGGGCAACAGCGGGTCCGCCAAAGCTGACGCCTCGGCCCAAAGCGCGCTCCTGACCATTCCCCGCGAGGACATGGGCACGTTTGTCCGCAACTTCAACCCGTTCGCCCCCACCGTGGCGCCCATGACCCAGCAGGCCATCTACGAGTCCCTGCTCATCTACAACCCGGCCAAGGGTGACACCACCCCGTGGCTGGCCAGCGAATGGACAGCGGCAGAGGACGGCAAGTCCATCACGTTCACCCTCCGCGACGGCGTGAAATGGTCCGACGGCCAGCCACTGGTTCCGGCCGACGTGGTCACCACTTTCGCCCTGCAGAAAAAGATCAAGGGCGGCTACGACTACCTGGACACGGTGACGGCCGAGGGCACCAACCAGGTGAAATTCAGCTTCAAGACGGCCTGGTCCCCGGCACTGTTCGACCTCGGCCAGCTGAGCATCCTGCCGGACCACGTCTGGTCCAAGATTGCGGACCCGGAGAAGGACGCCAACGAAAAGCCGGTGGGCACCGGACCGTACACCGAAGTGGACACGTTCCAGGCCCAGTCCTTCGTGCTGAAGAAGAATCCCAACTACTGGCAGCCGGAGAAGCAGAAGATCGCCGGCATCAAGATGCTCGCGTTCGCCGGAAACGACGGCGCCAACCTCGCCGCCGCCAACGGCGATGTGGACTGGGCTCCGCAGTACATGCCCAACATCGAGAAGACCTTCATTTCCAAGGACCCGGACCACCGCAAGTACTGGTTCCCGCCCACGGGTTCCATGATCAACTGGCAGCTCAACACCGCCAAGGCCCCGTTCAACGACACGGACGTCCGTAAGGCCCTCAGCATGGCCGTGGACCGTGAGCAGGTCACCAAGATCGGCATGAGCGGCTACACCAAGCCGGCGGACTGCACCGGCCTCTCCGGGAACTACGAAACGTGGAAAAACAAGGACGTCCAGGACAAGTGCGACTGGACCAAGCTCAACGTCGATGAGGCCAACAAGCTCCTGGACAAGGCCGGCTACCCGAAAGGCTCGGACGGCAAGCGCACCTTGAAGGACGGCAAGCCCTTCGAATTCAAGATCTCCGTGGGCGCAGCGTCCTCCGACTGGCTTTCCGTAGCCAACGTGATCGCGCAGAACCTCGCCGAGGTGGGCGTCACGGCCAAGGTTGATTCCCCGGACTGGGCCGCCGTCGTGGCAGGCTACGAGACCGGCGATTTCGATTCGGGCATTGTGTGGAGCGCCAACGACCCCAGCCCGTACAAGTACTTCGCCGGCATGATGGGTACCGCCACGGTCAAGCCGGTGGGGGAGAAGACCTTTGAGAACTACCACCGCTTCGGCGACCCCAAGGCCGACGCCCTGCTGACCGAGTTCGCCGCCGCCGCTGACGAGGACACCCAGCACGACATCGTGGACAAGCTCCAGGAGGAGTACAGCGCGGTTGCCCCGGCCATCCCGCTGTTCGCCGGCCCGGAATGGGGCGCCTACAACAACACCCGCTTTACCGGCTGGCCCACGGAAGAAAACCCGTACGCCACCCTGTCGGTCCGGGCGCCCACCACGGTGCTGGTCCTGACCTCGCTGGAACCGGCCAAGTAG
- a CDS encoding LacI family DNA-binding transcriptional regulator, whose protein sequence is MANSTPTAAGTAQGRKPVAATAQRGVTMADVAKAAGVSRTAVSFVLSNRGNASISEETRQRILEAVQALGYRPNAGARALASQRSDWYGIVTEIVTAPFAVDIIKGAQDQAWLDRRFLLIAPSDQADAAGPNRGMEDAAIEKLLEQRVEGLLYAATYHRGVHVPKIAREVPTVLINCFDADGILPSIVPDERAGGRVAVERLLEAGHRRIGVINLDPDIPAAVGRLEGCREALAAAGLELDPELVVSGHATADGGYEAACRILDRKNRPTALFCLNDRMAMGAYDAIKERGLAIPQDIAVIGFDNQELIAAYLRPKLTTVALPFEEMGALGVQTLASLTAGQPITAHQQMVDCPLLERYSV, encoded by the coding sequence ATGGCGAACAGCACCCCCACAGCGGCGGGCACGGCTCAAGGGCGGAAGCCTGTCGCGGCCACTGCCCAGCGCGGTGTCACCATGGCGGACGTGGCCAAGGCTGCCGGTGTATCCCGCACCGCGGTGTCCTTCGTCCTCAGCAACCGCGGGAACGCCAGCATTTCCGAGGAAACCAGGCAGCGCATCCTCGAAGCCGTCCAGGCCCTCGGGTACCGGCCGAACGCCGGAGCCCGGGCCCTCGCCTCGCAGCGCAGCGACTGGTACGGCATCGTGACCGAGATTGTTACGGCACCGTTCGCCGTCGACATCATCAAAGGCGCCCAGGACCAGGCCTGGCTGGACCGCCGCTTCCTGCTCATCGCGCCCTCGGACCAGGCCGACGCTGCAGGGCCCAACCGGGGCATGGAAGACGCCGCAATCGAGAAGCTGCTGGAACAGCGGGTCGAAGGGCTTCTGTATGCGGCCACGTACCACCGTGGCGTGCATGTCCCGAAGATCGCCAGGGAGGTGCCCACGGTCCTCATCAACTGCTTCGATGCTGACGGAATACTGCCCTCGATCGTCCCGGACGAGCGCGCCGGCGGCCGTGTCGCCGTCGAACGTTTGCTAGAAGCCGGGCACCGGCGCATCGGCGTCATCAACCTCGACCCGGACATTCCCGCAGCCGTCGGGCGGCTGGAGGGGTGCCGCGAGGCGCTCGCCGCCGCCGGGCTGGAACTGGACCCGGAACTGGTCGTGAGCGGGCATGCGACGGCGGACGGCGGCTACGAGGCCGCGTGCCGGATCCTTGACCGGAAGAACAGGCCCACCGCGCTGTTCTGCCTCAACGACCGGATGGCTATGGGCGCGTATGACGCCATCAAGGAGCGCGGGCTCGCCATCCCCCAAGACATCGCCGTGATCGGCTTCGACAACCAGGAACTCATTGCGGCCTACCTCAGGCCAAAACTGACCACGGTTGCGTTGCCCTTCGAGGAGATGGGTGCGCTGGGTGTCCAGACACTCGCAAGCCTTACAGCCGGACAGCCGATCACCGCACATCAGCAAATGGTCGACTGTCCGCTGCTAGAACGCTATTCAGTCTGA
- a CDS encoding ABC transporter permease, with product MRFILRRLGFYLIAFWVSITLNFLLPRFMPGDPVSRMFARTQDRMQPEQIEALRKLLGVDDRPIWEQYVDYLHNMITGQMGVSISRFPTPVTEVIASQVGWTLLLGGTALVIAAVVGNLLGILAAWRRGGAIDSALPPILIFIGSFPYFWLAMGALYLFGVTLGWFPIRHAFSDTIEPAFSWEFMSDVGMHLVLPALTIVLVSVGGWMLGMRNTMIATNAEDYITMAEAKGLRPGRIMFRYAARNAMLPSVTSFGMSLGFVVGGALLTEVVFAYPGVGYQLLNAVQGLDYPLMQGLFLTITAAVLLANFLVDILYVRLDPRVRAN from the coding sequence GTGCGCTTTATCCTGCGCCGCCTGGGTTTCTACCTGATCGCCTTCTGGGTGTCCATCACTTTGAATTTCCTGCTCCCGCGCTTTATGCCGGGGGACCCCGTATCCCGCATGTTCGCCCGCACCCAGGACCGCATGCAGCCCGAACAGATCGAGGCCCTGCGCAAGCTGCTCGGCGTCGACGACCGGCCCATCTGGGAGCAGTACGTCGACTACCTGCACAACATGATCACCGGCCAGATGGGCGTCTCCATCTCCCGCTTCCCCACCCCGGTCACCGAAGTGATCGCCTCGCAGGTGGGCTGGACGCTCCTGCTGGGCGGGACCGCACTGGTGATCGCCGCCGTCGTGGGCAACCTGCTGGGCATCCTGGCCGCCTGGCGGCGCGGAGGCGCCATTGACTCCGCGCTCCCTCCGATCCTGATCTTCATCGGGTCCTTCCCGTACTTCTGGCTCGCCATGGGCGCGCTGTACCTGTTCGGCGTCACGCTGGGCTGGTTCCCCATCCGGCATGCGTTCAGCGACACCATTGAGCCCGCCTTCAGCTGGGAGTTCATGTCCGACGTCGGGATGCACCTGGTGCTGCCCGCCCTCACCATCGTGCTTGTTTCGGTGGGCGGCTGGATGCTCGGCATGCGCAACACCATGATCGCCACCAACGCCGAGGACTACATCACCATGGCCGAAGCCAAGGGCCTCCGCCCGGGCCGGATCATGTTCCGCTACGCCGCCCGCAACGCCATGCTGCCGTCCGTCACCAGCTTCGGCATGAGCCTGGGCTTCGTGGTGGGCGGCGCGCTGCTGACCGAGGTGGTGTTCGCCTACCCCGGCGTCGGCTACCAGCTCCTCAACGCCGTGCAGGGGCTGGACTACCCGCTGATGCAGGGCCTCTTCCTGACCATCACCGCGGCCGTGCTGCTGGCCAACTTCCTGGTGGACATCCTCTACGTCCGCCTCGACCCGCGCGTGCGCGCCAACTAG
- a CDS encoding ABC transporter ATP-binding protein gives MTVSQTSFGSHEPVLDIKDLTVKYRGDTRSTTAVDRVSFSIGTGEIFGLAGESGCGKSTIANTIMRLLRDPAEIAGGSISFGGRDVLAMGPEELRRFRWQDVAMVFQSAMNSLNPVMTIGDQIVDIYTTHAGYTRKESLRRAAELLELVRIDPARLTSYPHQLSGGMRQRAVIAMAVALKPSLLILDEPTTALDVVVQQEIMAQIKELQRELGFSVLFITHDMSLMVELSHRMAVMYGGRIVETARAKDIHAAPLHPYTQALMGAFPPLTGPRVPLTGLADGVKFSNIADLQEASPGHFVSPLPQDQKAAVLQGASS, from the coding sequence ATGACCGTCTCCCAGACCTCCTTTGGTTCCCACGAACCGGTCCTGGACATCAAGGACCTCACCGTGAAGTACCGCGGCGACACCCGCTCCACCACCGCCGTCGACCGCGTGTCCTTCAGCATCGGCACCGGCGAAATCTTCGGCCTGGCCGGGGAATCCGGCTGCGGCAAATCCACCATCGCCAACACCATCATGCGGCTCCTGCGCGATCCGGCGGAGATCGCCGGCGGCAGCATCAGCTTCGGCGGCAGGGACGTCCTGGCCATGGGCCCGGAGGAGCTGCGGCGCTTCCGGTGGCAGGACGTGGCCATGGTGTTCCAGTCGGCCATGAACTCGCTCAACCCGGTGATGACCATCGGGGACCAGATCGTGGATATCTACACCACCCATGCCGGCTACACCCGGAAGGAGTCGCTGCGGCGGGCTGCCGAGCTGCTGGAGCTGGTCCGCATCGACCCCGCCCGGCTGACGTCCTACCCGCACCAGCTCTCCGGCGGCATGCGGCAGCGCGCAGTCATTGCCATGGCCGTGGCGCTCAAGCCTTCGCTGCTGATCCTGGACGAGCCCACCACCGCGCTGGACGTGGTGGTGCAGCAGGAGATTATGGCCCAGATCAAGGAGCTGCAGCGCGAACTGGGCTTCTCCGTCCTGTTCATCACCCACGACATGTCGCTCATGGTGGAGCTTTCGCACCGGATGGCCGTGATGTACGGCGGCCGGATCGTGGAGACCGCCAGGGCCAAGGACATCCACGCTGCCCCGCTCCACCCCTACACGCAGGCGCTTATGGGTGCGTTCCCTCCGCTCACCGGACCCCGTGTTCCCCTGACTGGCCTGGCCGACGGCGTGAAGTTCAGCAACATCGCCGACCTCCAGGAAGCCTCGCCCGGGCACTTTGTTTCGCCTCTTCCCCAAGACCAGAAGGCCGCCGTCCTCCAAGGAGCATCATCATGA
- a CDS encoding ABC transporter ATP-binding protein: protein MSAHTEAPALEVKGLVKDFSSGGLFSRASVRALGGVDLAIRKGEIVALVGESGSGKSTLARCIARLDRPTEGQILLNGTDVLKRDRFQASREYRSQLQMVFQDPFGSLNPVHRIEHFLTRSLTLHGKAGTPVQLRTRLDELMTTVGLTPDMLNSYPHELSGGQRQRVAIARALAVEPDVILADEPTSMLDVSVRIGILNLMRQLRDQKGISMLYITHDLASARYLADRIVVMFAGELVEEGESLDLLANPAHPYTRLLVSAVPDPARTGSYDPRERAALRAAVMESASCAFDGDAEQRCSATEPVRHRVGDPGHEHWVRCHLYRPPATAASHALSVEPLTENKASA from the coding sequence ATGAGCGCGCACACAGAAGCTCCGGCCCTCGAGGTGAAGGGCCTGGTCAAGGATTTCTCCAGCGGCGGCCTGTTCTCCCGCGCCTCGGTCCGTGCCCTCGGCGGGGTGGACCTTGCCATCCGGAAGGGCGAAATCGTGGCCCTCGTGGGGGAGTCCGGGTCCGGCAAGAGCACCCTGGCGCGCTGCATTGCCCGGCTGGATAGGCCTACCGAGGGGCAGATCCTGCTTAATGGCACAGACGTGCTAAAAAGGGACCGCTTCCAGGCGTCCCGGGAATACCGCTCTCAGCTGCAGATGGTGTTCCAGGATCCGTTCGGCTCGCTGAACCCGGTGCACCGGATCGAGCACTTCCTCACCCGTTCACTGACCCTGCACGGCAAAGCCGGGACGCCAGTCCAGCTGCGCACCCGCCTGGATGAGCTGATGACCACCGTGGGCCTCACCCCGGACATGCTCAACTCCTACCCCCACGAACTCTCCGGCGGGCAGCGGCAGCGCGTGGCCATCGCCCGGGCACTCGCTGTTGAACCCGACGTGATCCTCGCGGATGAACCCACGTCAATGCTGGATGTCTCCGTGCGGATCGGCATCCTGAACCTGATGCGCCAGCTGCGGGACCAGAAGGGCATTTCCATGCTCTACATCACCCACGATCTCGCTTCGGCCCGCTACCTGGCAGACCGGATCGTCGTTATGTTTGCCGGGGAACTCGTGGAGGAAGGCGAATCGCTTGACCTGCTGGCCAACCCCGCCCACCCCTACACCCGGTTGCTGGTTTCGGCCGTGCCGGACCCCGCCCGCACCGGCTCCTACGATCCCCGTGAGCGTGCGGCACTTCGCGCAGCGGTGATGGAGTCGGCGTCGTGCGCGTTCGACGGCGACGCGGAGCAGCGCTGTTCCGCCACCGAACCCGTCCGGCACCGGGTGGGCGATCCCGGCCACGAACACTGGGTGCGCTGCCACCTCTACCGGCCCCCGGCCACGGCGGCAAGCCACGCGCTCTCGGTCGAACCCCTCACAGAAAACAAGGCTTCCGCATGA
- a CDS encoding ABC transporter permease: MTTSIATTASTVPGETLAGVPGNAGGTHDGGAGLPPEASVRRPNRSLLHGLLTNKKAMTGAAILFIFIALALLAPVLYPDNPSKITGMASQEPDAEFWLGTTAKGQDVLALTIHGARSSLLVGLTVGFASTFIGILVGLASAYFGKFIDEALSLTTNVFLLLPGLPLLVILAAFLPPGLGTVILVLVVTGWAGSARVLRSQALSIRSKDFVAAAVVTGERPLRIMFREILPNMASIVMGTLLACIIYGIGAQAGLEFLGLGDVSTVSWGNNLYWAGNEGALLTGSWWVFIPSGLCIALVAFSLSLINYAVDEVTNPRLRKIQVRKIRKPASKSAKPGKRASA; encoded by the coding sequence ATGACCACGTCCATCGCAACCACCGCTTCCACCGTTCCGGGGGAGACCCTCGCCGGCGTGCCGGGTAACGCTGGCGGAACGCACGACGGCGGCGCCGGGCTCCCGCCCGAAGCCTCCGTCCGCAGACCCAACCGCAGCCTGCTGCACGGGCTGCTGACGAACAAGAAGGCCATGACCGGCGCGGCCATCCTGTTCATTTTCATCGCCCTCGCGCTCCTGGCCCCCGTCCTCTACCCGGACAACCCCTCCAAGATCACCGGCATGGCGTCCCAGGAGCCCGACGCCGAATTCTGGCTGGGCACCACGGCCAAGGGCCAGGACGTCCTGGCCCTGACCATCCACGGCGCGCGCAGCTCGCTGCTAGTGGGCCTGACCGTGGGCTTCGCCTCCACGTTCATCGGCATCCTGGTGGGCCTGGCCTCGGCGTATTTCGGAAAATTCATCGACGAAGCGCTGTCCCTCACCACCAACGTGTTCCTGCTCCTGCCGGGGCTCCCGCTCCTGGTGATCCTGGCCGCGTTCCTTCCGCCCGGCCTCGGCACCGTGATCCTGGTCCTGGTGGTCACCGGCTGGGCCGGATCCGCACGGGTGCTGCGCTCGCAGGCCCTGTCCATCCGTTCCAAGGACTTCGTGGCTGCGGCCGTGGTCACCGGCGAACGGCCCCTGCGGATCATGTTCCGCGAGATCCTGCCCAACATGGCCTCGATCGTCATGGGGACGCTCCTGGCCTGCATCATCTACGGCATCGGCGCGCAGGCAGGCCTGGAGTTCCTGGGCCTGGGCGACGTCAGCACGGTCTCCTGGGGCAACAACCTCTACTGGGCAGGCAACGAAGGCGCCCTGCTCACCGGCAGCTGGTGGGTCTTTATTCCGTCCGGCCTGTGCATCGCGCTGGTGGCGTTCTCGCTGTCGCTGATCAACTACGCGGTGGACGAGGTTACCAATCCGCGCCTGCGGAAAATACAGGTGCGGAAGATTCGCAAGCCCGCCTCCAAGTCAGCCAAACCCGGAAAGCGAGCATCGGCATGA
- a CDS encoding glycoside hydrolase family 32 protein codes for MTELTHPLATVPQDELVGRAEADPHRPRFHFVSPAGWLNDPNGVSQWNGTYHLFYQYNPAGAFHHRILWGHATSPDLVNWTDQPVALEPSEGPDADGCWSGVLVNDGGTPTLVYSGRHGARELPCVAVGSPDLLSWTKAPENPVIPAPPAGVDITAYRDHCVWREGARWRQLVGSGIRGRGGTAFLYESADLRRWDYIGPLFIGDAASGDPAAADWQGTMWECVDLFRAGGGVLGDPVPGDESTGPEASTDVLVFSAWHDGDTRHPLYWTGRYAGDSYTPRDLHRLDYGGRYFYAPQSFADESGRRIMFGWLQEGRTDAAMVEAGWSGVMSLPRVATLDPDGGLAFAPVPELESLRRDHVRVGPRTLGGSEILAGVSGNQLDLELDLELEPGSVFRLGVLGSGRGQDPEPAEETLIEVGCEVGSGGFAQSYVLLDRSRSSLDRTLDTGQKSGPVNLPGGRLHLRVLVDRSALEIFANGKPLTARAYPTLGGEAVRLSAAGTVRLLRMDAWRMEGVFVGPRPLFP; via the coding sequence ATGACTGAACTGACCCACCCCCTGGCCACGGTGCCGCAGGACGAACTCGTGGGCCGCGCCGAGGCAGACCCGCACCGGCCGCGCTTCCACTTCGTCTCGCCCGCCGGCTGGCTTAACGACCCCAACGGTGTCAGCCAGTGGAACGGCACTTACCACCTCTTCTACCAGTACAACCCGGCGGGCGCCTTCCACCACCGCATCCTGTGGGGCCACGCCACCAGCCCGGACCTGGTCAACTGGACCGACCAGCCCGTGGCGCTGGAACCGTCCGAGGGGCCGGACGCCGACGGCTGCTGGTCCGGGGTGCTGGTGAACGACGGCGGTACGCCCACGCTGGTGTACTCCGGCCGGCACGGGGCGCGCGAACTCCCCTGCGTGGCCGTCGGCTCGCCGGACCTCCTGAGCTGGACCAAGGCACCGGAAAACCCCGTCATTCCGGCGCCGCCGGCCGGCGTGGACATCACCGCCTACCGCGACCACTGCGTGTGGCGGGAAGGTGCTCGCTGGCGCCAGCTCGTGGGGTCCGGCATCCGGGGCCGCGGCGGTACGGCGTTCCTGTACGAGTCCGCCGACCTCCGCCGCTGGGACTACATCGGCCCGCTGTTCATTGGCGACGCCGCCTCCGGGGATCCGGCCGCCGCGGACTGGCAGGGCACCATGTGGGAATGCGTGGACCTGTTCCGTGCGGGCGGCGGGGTGCTGGGTGATCCGGTGCCGGGTGACGAAAGCACCGGCCCCGAGGCCAGCACCGACGTCCTGGTCTTCTCTGCCTGGCACGACGGCGACACCCGCCACCCGCTCTACTGGACCGGCCGCTACGCCGGGGATTCGTACACGCCGCGGGACCTCCACCGGCTGGACTACGGCGGCCGCTACTTCTATGCCCCGCAGTCCTTTGCGGACGAGTCCGGTCGGCGGATCATGTTCGGCTGGCTGCAGGAGGGCCGGACGGATGCCGCGATGGTGGAGGCCGGCTGGTCCGGCGTCATGAGCCTGCCCCGGGTGGCCACCCTGGATCCGGACGGGGGGCTGGCCTTTGCTCCCGTTCCCGAGCTGGAATCGCTGCGGCGGGACCACGTCCGCGTCGGTCCGCGCACTCTGGGCGGCAGCGAGATCCTGGCCGGGGTGTCCGGAAACCAGCTGGACCTGGAGTTGGACCTCGAACTGGAGCCGGGGAGTGTCTTCCGGCTGGGCGTGCTGGGAAGCGGCCGGGGTCAGGACCCTGAACCAGCCGAGGAAACGCTCATCGAGGTGGGCTGCGAGGTGGGCAGCGGCGGGTTCGCCCAGTCGTATGTGCTCCTGGACCGCTCCCGCAGCAGCCTGGACCGGACCCTGGACACCGGGCAGAAATCCGGCCCGGTGAACCTCCCCGGCGGCAGGCTCCACCTGCGCGTGCTGGTGGACCGCTCGGCGCTGGAGATCTTCGCCAACGGGAAGCCGCTGACCGCGCGCGCCTACCCGACCCTCGGTGGCGAAGCGGTCCGCCTCTCAGCCGCCGGCACGGTCCGGCTGCTGCGGATGGACGCCTGGCGGATGGAAGGAGTCTTCGTCGGCCCCCGCCCGCTGTTCCCCTGA